One region of Agrobacterium tumefaciens genomic DNA includes:
- a CDS encoding thermonuclease family protein has product MRRNGGRRGFFSIFRDGGLFLATVFLGILIAAKLDQINSETHTGRFFVIDGDTLSKGEDRFRLLGIDAPELSQTCRRGSETWPCGAEARRVLQQMIEGTTFSCSGSSKDRYGRLLVYCSAGDRDVSSEMVASGFAIASGYFQFSGEQALARKEARGIWAGEFEKPAEWRREHRAADLQTPAAGFLTIIRHLLGWNHG; this is encoded by the coding sequence ATGAGACGAAATGGAGGCAGGCGCGGCTTTTTCTCGATTTTTCGCGACGGCGGGCTTTTCCTTGCCACCGTTTTTCTCGGCATTCTGATTGCCGCCAAGCTCGATCAGATCAATAGCGAGACCCATACCGGCCGTTTCTTTGTGATCGATGGCGATACGCTTTCAAAGGGCGAGGACCGGTTCCGGCTGCTCGGCATCGATGCGCCGGAGCTTTCGCAGACGTGCCGGCGCGGCAGCGAAACCTGGCCATGCGGCGCGGAGGCGCGCCGCGTTCTGCAACAGATGATCGAAGGCACGACCTTTTCCTGTTCCGGCAGTTCCAAGGACCGTTACGGACGGCTGCTGGTCTATTGCTCGGCGGGAGACCGGGATGTGTCCTCGGAAATGGTGGCGTCGGGTTTTGCCATCGCTTCAGGTTATTTCCAGTTCTCCGGCGAACAGGCGCTGGCGCGCAAGGAAGCTCGCGGCATATGGGCCGGAGAATTCGAAAAACCGGCGGAGTGGCGGCGCGAACATCGCGCAGCGGATTTGCAAACGCCCGCAGCGGGTTTCCTCACCATCATCCGTCATCTTCTGGGATGGAATCATGGCTGA
- the pdhS2 gene encoding two-component system sensor histidine kinase PdhS2 codes for MSKSVSTSTDKIIVDRSRKHRNKAVFDTVKTTRERLQQGAGGSEAYEREMLTMHIAEALQGAMVMPLFIVFASIIGLYITGDIGLIIWSLIALSFHAMSLVLAKRAAKQGITAENLPKWRNLFLAMQILIGCAWAMFALAEPVRNNPTLVLFFKGATLLIALSLTAMANFMLRRATFMTFLPVLAALCVTSVVSRDPFDVGLALMFGMAILFCHRITSRLYQTSIKLLSSQTEKDDLIAELEVANSMSDEARRRAEEANLAKSRFLASMSHELRTPLNAILGFSEVMSAEVLGPLNNPLYKEYSGDIHRSGQHLLDLINEILDLSRIEAGRYDLNEEAVSMLEIAEDCIGMIQLRARAKTIRISQQFESSLPQVWADEKSIRQVILNLLSNAVKFTPQGGEILVKAGWTAGGGQYVSIKDNGPGIPEEEIPVVLSAFGQGSIAIKSAEQGTGLGLPIVQAILAKHDGQFILKSKLREGTEGIAILPAKRVLQSLPAVEETHAIQPRRRSFA; via the coding sequence ATGAGTAAAAGCGTCAGCACGTCCACCGATAAGATCATCGTCGACCGTTCACGAAAGCACCGTAACAAGGCTGTTTTCGACACGGTGAAGACGACGCGTGAACGCTTGCAGCAAGGCGCTGGCGGCAGCGAAGCCTATGAACGTGAAATGCTGACGATGCACATCGCAGAAGCCCTTCAGGGCGCGATGGTCATGCCGCTTTTCATCGTATTCGCCTCTATCATCGGTTTGTATATCACGGGTGACATAGGGCTGATCATCTGGTCGCTCATTGCGCTGAGTTTCCATGCCATGTCTCTGGTGCTGGCCAAAAGAGCCGCCAAACAGGGGATCACGGCCGAAAATCTGCCGAAGTGGCGCAATCTCTTCCTTGCCATGCAGATACTCATCGGTTGCGCCTGGGCAATGTTCGCCTTGGCCGAACCGGTGCGCAACAACCCGACACTCGTTCTTTTCTTCAAGGGCGCGACGCTGCTGATCGCGCTTTCGCTTACCGCCATGGCCAATTTCATGCTGCGGCGGGCCACCTTCATGACCTTCCTGCCGGTGCTGGCGGCGCTGTGCGTCACCTCCGTCGTCTCCCGCGATCCCTTCGATGTTGGCCTCGCCCTGATGTTCGGCATGGCGATTCTTTTCTGTCATCGCATCACCAGCAGGCTTTACCAGACCAGCATCAAGCTGCTGTCGTCGCAGACTGAAAAAGATGATCTGATCGCCGAACTCGAAGTCGCCAACTCGATGTCGGATGAGGCGCGGCGGCGTGCGGAAGAGGCCAACCTGGCGAAATCGCGCTTTCTCGCCTCCATGTCGCACGAGCTGCGAACCCCGCTCAACGCCATTCTCGGCTTCTCCGAAGTCATGTCCGCAGAGGTACTCGGTCCGCTCAACAATCCGCTCTATAAGGAATATTCCGGCGACATCCACCGTTCCGGCCAGCATCTGCTCGACCTCATCAACGAAATCCTCGACCTGTCGCGTATCGAGGCCGGCCGCTACGACCTCAACGAAGAAGCGGTCTCGATGCTTGAGATCGCCGAAGATTGCATCGGCATGATCCAGCTTCGCGCCCGCGCCAAGACCATCAGGATTTCGCAGCAGTTCGAGAGCAGCCTGCCGCAGGTCTGGGCGGATGAAAAATCGATCCGCCAGGTCATCCTCAACCTGCTCTCCAACGCCGTCAAATTCACCCCGCAGGGCGGTGAAATCCTCGTGAAGGCAGGCTGGACGGCGGGTGGCGGGCAATATGTGTCGATCAAGGACAACGGCCCCGGCATTCCAGAGGAAGAGATCCCCGTGGTGCTGTCGGCCTTCGGTCAGGGATCGATCGCGATCAAGAGCGCCGAACAGGGAACCGGGCTCGGCCTGCCCATCGTTCAGGCCATCCTTGCCAAGCATGACGGCCAGTTCATCCTGAAATCGAAATTGCGCGAAGGCACCGAAGGCATCGCCATTCTGCCGGCAAAACGCGTGCTGCAAAGCCTGCCAGCCGTGGAGGAAACCCACGCCATCCAGCCACGCCGCCGGTCCTTCGCCTAA
- a CDS encoding diacylglycerol kinase: protein MDATPQKKQPEPAFRKEKGWRHLFAAARYSLQGLGRLWQEAAFRHEVLAFGVGLALLLVARAPFAHLLVFTVLMLLLFAVEALNTAIEELVDRISPEISSVGRHAKDLGSFAVFCLLTANGFFVLYSLVTTLFF, encoded by the coding sequence ATGGACGCAACGCCGCAGAAGAAGCAACCGGAACCTGCCTTCCGCAAGGAAAAGGGATGGCGGCATCTTTTTGCCGCCGCCCGCTATTCCTTGCAGGGGCTTGGACGGCTGTGGCAGGAAGCGGCGTTCCGGCACGAGGTTCTCGCCTTCGGCGTCGGCCTTGCCCTGCTTCTGGTCGCCCGCGCGCCGTTTGCGCATCTTCTCGTCTTTACGGTGCTGATGCTGCTTTTGTTCGCGGTCGAGGCGCTCAATACCGCGATTGAGGAGTTGGTGGATCGCATCTCGCCGGAAATTTCTTCCGTCGGGCGGCACGCCAAGGATCTCGGTTCCTTCGCCGTCTTCTGCCTTTTGACGGCAAACGGATTTTTCGTGCTTTATTCGCTGGTGACGACGCTGTTCTTCTGA
- the cobT gene encoding nicotinate-nucleotide--dimethylbenzimidazole phosphoribosyltransferase: protein MSMSGLPFDDFRALLRELPGPDTHALVAAKERNAQLTKPAGSLGRLEEIAMWLAAWSGRSPAVTRPLVAIFAGNHGVTRHGITPYPTSVTQQMVENFAAGGAAINQICVTNDLGLKIFDLALDYPTGDITCEPALSERDCAATMAFGMEAIAGGTDLLCVGEMGIGNTTIAAAINLALYGGTAEEWTGPGTGSEGEVMARKIAAVKAAVEFHKDHLSDPLEIMRRLGGREIAAIAGAILAARVQRIPVLIDGYVATAAAALLKAANPSALDHCLIGHVSGEPGHLAAVEKLGKTPLLALGMRLGEGTGAALAAGIVKAAAACHSGMATFEAAGVDTGTHSHTEH, encoded by the coding sequence ATGAGCATGAGCGGATTGCCCTTCGACGATTTCCGCGCGCTGCTGCGCGAGCTTCCCGGCCCGGATACGCATGCGCTGGTCGCGGCCAAGGAGCGCAATGCGCAACTGACGAAACCGGCCGGTTCGCTCGGTCGGCTGGAAGAAATCGCAATGTGGCTTGCCGCATGGTCGGGCCGTTCGCCCGCCGTCACCCGTCCGCTGGTGGCGATTTTCGCCGGTAATCATGGCGTCACCCGGCACGGCATCACGCCCTATCCGACATCCGTGACGCAGCAGATGGTGGAGAATTTTGCGGCAGGCGGTGCGGCGATCAACCAGATTTGCGTCACCAACGATCTCGGTCTGAAGATTTTCGATCTGGCACTTGACTACCCGACCGGCGACATCACCTGCGAGCCTGCCCTTTCTGAGCGTGATTGCGCCGCCACCATGGCCTTCGGCATGGAGGCGATTGCTGGCGGTACCGACCTTCTCTGCGTTGGCGAAATGGGCATCGGCAACACGACCATCGCAGCGGCGATCAATCTGGCGCTCTATGGCGGTACGGCGGAAGAATGGACCGGTCCCGGCACTGGCTCTGAAGGCGAGGTCATGGCGCGCAAGATCGCGGCGGTGAAGGCTGCCGTGGAGTTCCACAAGGACCATCTGTCCGATCCGCTCGAAATCATGCGCCGTCTCGGTGGCCGTGAGATTGCGGCGATTGCCGGCGCGATCCTTGCCGCCCGCGTGCAGCGCATTCCCGTGCTGATCGACGGTTATGTGGCGACTGCCGCTGCAGCACTTCTGAAGGCTGCCAATCCTTCGGCGCTTGACCATTGCCTGATCGGCCATGTCTCCGGTGAACCGGGCCATCTGGCTGCCGTCGAGAAACTTGGCAAGACGCCGCTGCTGGCGCTGGGCATGCGGCTTGGCGAGGGCACGGGTGCCGCTTTGGCCGCCGGCATCGTCAAGGCTGCCGCCGCCTGCCATTCCGGCATGGCGACTTTCGAAGCTGCCGGTGTCGATACTGGTACCCATTCCCACACTGAGCATTGA
- a CDS encoding adenosylcobinamide-GDP ribazoletransferase, with product MKAGDFITDVMHSVAFLSRLPVPSRFFGEGDGPSMRRTARAFPAAGLLIALPAAVLVVALAKFDASPQLTGWLAIAVTALITGALHEDGLADMADGFGSGKDKSKTLEIMKDSRIGSYGTIAMVLSFALRATALASLIETLPAKTAAACLIAALVVSRALMVWHWQSLPAAKTSGIAAGAGQPGESERNIALATGLLLLVLFTLHALPFVSIVVVLAAACLATMLCGRLCVSKIGGHTGDTIGASQQITEIVTLVALALAT from the coding sequence ATGAAGGCCGGGGATTTTATAACAGATGTCATGCATTCCGTTGCCTTTCTCAGCCGCCTGCCGGTCCCATCGCGCTTTTTCGGTGAAGGTGACGGTCCATCGATGCGCCGGACAGCACGCGCTTTTCCCGCAGCAGGCCTCCTGATCGCCCTGCCCGCTGCTGTGCTCGTGGTGGCATTAGCGAAGTTCGACGCCTCACCGCAGCTCACCGGCTGGCTTGCCATCGCCGTCACCGCGCTCATAACCGGTGCGTTGCACGAAGACGGCTTGGCGGATATGGCCGATGGCTTCGGCAGCGGCAAGGACAAGTCGAAAACGCTTGAGATCATGAAGGACAGTCGCATTGGCAGCTATGGCACGATCGCCATGGTCCTGTCCTTTGCACTGCGCGCCACGGCACTCGCATCGCTTATAGAAACCCTGCCTGCCAAAACCGCCGCCGCCTGCCTGATTGCCGCGCTGGTGGTGAGCCGCGCCCTGATGGTATGGCACTGGCAGTCACTGCCCGCCGCCAAAACCTCCGGCATCGCCGCCGGCGCCGGCCAACCCGGGGAAAGCGAGCGCAACATCGCGCTCGCAACAGGGTTGCTGCTGCTTGTGCTTTTCACGCTGCATGCCCTGCCCTTTGTGTCGATCGTAGTCGTTCTGGCGGCTGCCTGCCTCGCGACGATGCTGTGCGGCAGGCTCTGTGTCAGCAAGATCGGCGGCCACACCGGCGACACCATCGGCGCCAGCCAGCAGATCACGGAGATCGTTACTCTCGTCGCTCTTGCCCTTGCGACGTGA
- a CDS encoding DUF1289 domain-containing protein: METPCIHICSLDATNSLCIGCGRTLDEIGGWATYSDEKRRMIMQALPERLAKTGKDTSRETHTA, translated from the coding sequence ATGGAAACACCCTGCATTCATATCTGCTCCCTCGACGCCACAAACAGCCTCTGTATCGGTTGCGGACGCACGCTGGACGAGATCGGCGGCTGGGCAACCTATAGCGACGAAAAGCGCCGCATGATCATGCAGGCGCTTCCCGAAAGACTGGCAAAAACAGGCAAGGACACCTCCAGGGAGACGCACACCGCATGA
- a CDS encoding TIGR02281 family clan AA aspartic protease encodes MNRLTFVLLLLAVGLGLLLVNHDSGRTFGIDNEKFGQIVYLLPIAGLLSVGILAGSRGSFASVVRQLAIWLVIILGLVSVYLYRYDLQSFADRLLGGLMPGRAVVVTTAGGEQEIILHKSMSGHFEANVSIEGKTIHMLVDTGASSVVLANADAAAIGIDTTKLRYTVPVMTANGRTAAAPVTLSEIGIGPIARNNIPALVAQDGQLGQSLLGMSFLSTLGSMQMQTDELRLRDR; translated from the coding sequence ATGAACAGGCTGACTTTCGTTCTCCTCTTGCTGGCCGTGGGTCTCGGCCTGCTTCTCGTCAATCACGACAGCGGCCGCACCTTCGGCATCGACAACGAGAAATTCGGGCAGATCGTCTATCTCCTGCCGATTGCGGGCTTGCTATCCGTCGGCATTCTGGCGGGAAGCCGCGGCAGCTTCGCAAGCGTTGTCCGGCAACTCGCCATCTGGCTCGTGATTATCCTCGGCCTCGTATCCGTCTATCTCTATCGCTACGACCTGCAATCCTTCGCCGACCGGCTGCTGGGTGGCCTGATGCCCGGCCGCGCGGTGGTGGTGACGACCGCTGGCGGCGAACAGGAGATCATACTGCACAAATCGATGAGCGGCCATTTCGAGGCGAATGTCAGCATTGAAGGCAAAACGATCCACATGCTGGTCGATACCGGCGCGAGCTCCGTGGTGCTGGCCAATGCCGATGCCGCCGCCATCGGCATCGACACCACGAAACTGCGCTACACCGTGCCGGTGATGACCGCGAACGGCCGCACGGCGGCAGCGCCCGTCACCCTGTCCGAGATCGGCATCGGCCCGATCGCGCGGAACAACATCCCCGCCCTCGTCGCGCAGGATGGCCAACTGGGCCAGAGCCTGCTCGGCATGAGCTTCCTGTCGACGCTTGGTTCGATGCAGATGCAGACCGATGAGTTGAGATTGCGAGACAGGTAA
- a CDS encoding ABC transporter permease: protein MNFEAVKSIYLFEMARTRRTLLQSVVSPVISTSLYFIVFGTAIGSRIQEVGGVSYGAFITPGLIMLTLLTQCISNGSFGIYFPKFTGTVYEILSAPVAMTEIVAGYVGAAATKGLMIGTIILITASFFVDITIAHPFMMILFFVLTAVSFSLFGFIIGIWATNFEQLNLIPMLVVPPLTFLGGSFYSIDMLPPFWQTVSHFNPVLYLISGFRWSFYEIADVNPVISLAMITLFLALCLGVVGWMFKTGYRLRN, encoded by the coding sequence ATGAATTTCGAAGCTGTCAAGTCCATCTACCTGTTCGAAATGGCGCGCACCCGCCGCACCCTGTTGCAGAGTGTCGTGTCGCCGGTCATTTCCACCTCTCTCTATTTCATCGTTTTCGGAACGGCGATCGGTTCAAGGATTCAGGAGGTTGGCGGGGTTTCCTATGGCGCGTTCATAACGCCCGGCCTGATCATGCTGACGCTTTTGACGCAATGCATCAGCAACGGCTCTTTCGGCATCTATTTTCCGAAATTCACCGGCACGGTCTACGAGATATTGTCTGCGCCAGTGGCGATGACGGAAATTGTTGCCGGTTATGTCGGGGCGGCGGCGACCAAGGGGCTGATGATCGGCACGATCATCCTGATAACGGCCTCCTTCTTCGTGGATATCACCATCGCCCATCCGTTTATGATGATCCTGTTCTTTGTGCTGACGGCGGTGAGCTTCAGCCTGTTCGGCTTCATCATCGGCATCTGGGCCACGAATTTCGAGCAGCTGAACCTCATCCCGATGCTGGTGGTGCCGCCTCTGACATTCCTTGGCGGCAGCTTCTACTCCATCGACATGCTGCCGCCCTTCTGGCAGACGGTCAGTCATTTCAACCCGGTGCTCTACCTCATCAGCGGTTTCCGCTGGAGCTTCTACGAGATCGCCGACGTCAATCCCGTCATCAGCCTGGCGATGATCACGCTGTTCCTTGCGCTCTGCCTCGGTGTCGTCGGCTGGATGTTCAAGACCGGTTACCGGCTGCGCAACTGA